From the genome of Notolabrus celidotus isolate fNotCel1 chromosome 5, fNotCel1.pri, whole genome shotgun sequence, one region includes:
- the timm22 gene encoding mitochondrial import inner membrane translocase subunit Tim22 — MAASTGVADGAPSDLQGSGPSMESPTLQYSMILDHLIGDKRPVKELSPGVMGGLPVPIKSDEQKMIERGMESCAFKAVLACVGGFVLGGAFGVFTAGIDTNVGFDPKDPLRTPTAREVLKDMGQRGMSYAKNFAIVGAMFSCTECIIESHRGQSDWKNAVYSGCVTGGAIGFRAGLKAGVLGCGGFAAFSAAIEYYLR; from the exons ATGGCGGCGTCCACGGGTGTTGCGGATGGTGCTCCTTCGGATTTACAAGGTTCTGGCCCGAGCATGGAAAGCCCTACTCTTCAATACAGTATGATTCTGGATCATCTCATAGGCGACAAGAGGCCTGTTAAGGAACTGAGCCCCGGTGTGATGGGTGGACTGCCGGTGCCTATCAAAAGCGACGAGCAGAAGATGATCGAGAGGGGAATGGAGAGCTGTGCCTTCAAGGCGGTGCTGGCCTGTGTGGGAG GATTTGTCCTTGGAGGAGCTTTTGGTGTTTTCACAGCTGGCATTGACACCAATGTTGGCTTTGACCCCAAAGACCCGTTAAGAACCCCAACAGCACGAGAAGTCCTCAAAGACATGGGCCAGAGGGGGATGTCATATGCCAAGAACTTTGCCATCGTGGGTGCCATGTTCTCTTGCACAGAGTGCATCATTGAATCA CATAGAGGGCAATCTGACTGGAAGAATGCAGTGTACAGTGGTTGTGTAACTGGAGGAGCCATTGGATTTCGTG CGGGCCTGAAGGCTGGGGTGCTGGGATGTGGAGGCTTTGCTGCATTCTCCGCTGCCATTGAATATTATTTGCGGTAA